The genomic segment TTATTGAGAGATCTGAAAAGGCGAAAACTCTGCAACAATGGCATTCTCTGACAGCGAGAAACAGATTATGGAAGAAATTGGCAACCACATAAAGGCAAATGCTGAAGCTTGGGGTGCGGATGCTTTAGTCAGGTAATTTTCTTAGATTCATAGTATAATTAATGCATTTTCAGCTATTATTTGTAATCGGTAACATGTCTTTGCATTTCCCTATACAAAGACATTCTCTGTATAGAATTGAAGATTTTCCAAAGTAGTGCGATTGCTGGTCCGAagaaaaattaaatttaattCTAGGCGAGATGTAGTGTATATTGTGTCTGCAAATAATTTCTGCcttcactttccatttttctgaagGTTGTTTACTGTCTATCCTCAAACTAAGAAAAATTTCAAGAAATTCACTGGCTTCAAAGACTGTGACCCATCGGTCAGAAATCACGGTCGCCTGGTAATGAAAGCATTGGCGGATGCAGCCCATGACGTGGACCACATGGGTAAACACCTGGAAGGGCTTGCCA from the Mobula birostris isolate sMobBir1 chromosome 13, sMobBir1.hap1, whole genome shotgun sequence genome contains:
- the LOC140207466 gene encoding hemoglobin subunit alpha-like, whose translation is MAFSDSEKQIMEEIGNHIKANAEAWGADALVRLFTVYPQTKKNFKKFTGFKDCDPSVRNHGRLVMKALADAAHDVDHMGKHLEGLAIEYREELQMDPHYIHMLTNCIVLTLAIHLPTFTPAYHCAVGKFLKVVSDELSSKYH